The Dermacentor albipictus isolate Rhodes 1998 colony chromosome 2, USDA_Dalb.pri_finalv2, whole genome shotgun sequence genome has a segment encoding these proteins:
- the LOC135915463 gene encoding uncharacterized protein isoform X2 codes for MSDSSSDESDERLREAAVTVQNIFAKSPVQKKPQESVQENNDATKDTGTTITDLSTECRQFLAKSLSNNLDKKIKIVDKHFEIQGDDNSTGIKLFTDSTVELVELEEPEVQRPRKKHKKSKEKVTDDMLAAIAVTPEWVLQQSGIPGANK; via the exons ATGTCAGACAGCAGCTCCGACGAGAGCGATGAACGACTACGAGAAGCGGCGGTTACTGTTCAAAATATTTTTGCGAAAAGTCCGGTGCAGAAAAAGCCACAGGAAAG CGTGCAAGAAAACAATGACGCAACCAAGGACACCGGCACAACCATAACAGACTTGTCGACGGAATGCAGACAGTTCCTCGCCAAGAGCTTGTCGAACAACTTGGACAA GAAAATCAAGATAGTTGATAAGCACTTTGAAATACAAGGTGATGACAACAGCACag GCATTAAGCTTTTTACTGACTCCACCGTGGAATTGGTTGAGCTTGAGGAACCTGAAGTGCAGCGACCTCGTAAGAAACACAAAAAGTCTAAAGAAAA GGTAACAGACGACATGCTCGCAGCCATTGCTGTAACACCGGAATGGGTGCTACAGCAGTCTGGCATCCCAGGTGCTAACAAATAG
- the LOC135915463 gene encoding uncharacterized protein isoform X1, producing the protein MGYWPSIGVQENNDATKDTGTTITDLSTECRQFLAKSLSNNLDKKIKIVDKHFEIQGDDNSTGIKLFTDSTVELVELEEPEVQRPRKKHKKSKEKVTDDMLAAIAVTPEWVLQQSGIPGANK; encoded by the exons atggggtaCTGGCCAAGTATCGG CGTGCAAGAAAACAATGACGCAACCAAGGACACCGGCACAACCATAACAGACTTGTCGACGGAATGCAGACAGTTCCTCGCCAAGAGCTTGTCGAACAACTTGGACAA GAAAATCAAGATAGTTGATAAGCACTTTGAAATACAAGGTGATGACAACAGCACag GCATTAAGCTTTTTACTGACTCCACCGTGGAATTGGTTGAGCTTGAGGAACCTGAAGTGCAGCGACCTCGTAAGAAACACAAAAAGTCTAAAGAAAA GGTAACAGACGACATGCTCGCAGCCATTGCTGTAACACCGGAATGGGTGCTACAGCAGTCTGGCATCCCAGGTGCTAACAAATAG
- the 14-3-3epsilon gene encoding 14-3-3 protein epsilon — MAEREDNVYKAKLAEQAERYDEMVEAMKRVASLDVELTVEERNLLSVAYKNVIGARRASWRIISSIEQKEENKGSESRLDMIRQYRIQVETELKEICQDILDVLDKHLIPTASTGESKVFYYKMKGDYHRYLAEFATGNDRKEAAENSLVAYKAASDIAMTELPPTHPIRLGLALNFSVFYYEILNSPDRACRLAKAAFDDAIAELDTLSEESYKDSTLIMQLLRDNLTLWTSDMQHDGEGEQKEQAPEVEDQDVS, encoded by the exons ATGGCCGAGAGAGAAGACAACGTGTACAAGGCCAAGCTAGCGGAACAAGCCGAACGATACGACG AGATGGTTGAGGCTATGAAGCGGGTGGCGTCCCTGGACGTGGAGCTAACCGTTGAAGAGCGCAACCTTCTGTCAGTGGCATACAAGAATGTGATTGGTGCCCGACGTGCCTCCTGGCGTATAATCAGTTCCATTGAGCAGAAGGAAGAGAACAAGGGATCCGAGAGCCGGCTCGACATGATCCGCCAGTACCGGATACAG GTTGAGACAGAGTTGAAAGAAATCTGCCAGGACATCTTGGATGTCTTGGACAAGCACCTCATCCCTACTGCCTCTACTGGTGAATCCAAGGTGTTCTACTACAAGAT GAAGGGTGACTACCACCGCTACCTGGCCGAGTTTGCGACCGGCAATGACCGCAAGGAGGCTGCCGAGAACAGCCTGGTGGCGTACAAAGCAGCCAGCGACATCGCCATGACGGAGCTGCCGCCCACGCACCCTATCCGGCTGGGCCTGGCGCTCAACTTCTCTGTCTTCTACTACGAGATCCTCAACTCCCCTGACCGGGCCTGCCGGCTGGCCAAGGCAGCGTTCGACGATGCCATCGCTGAGCTGGACACCCTGAGTGAGGAGAGCTACAAGGACTCCACGCTCATCATGCAGCTGCTCAGGGATAACCTCACCCTCTGGACCTCCGACATGCAGCACGACG GTGAAGGTGAACAGAAGGAGCAGGCGCCAGAGGTTGAAGACCAAGATGTTTCGTAA